The following proteins are encoded in a genomic region of Oncorhynchus keta strain PuntledgeMale-10-30-2019 chromosome 35, Oket_V2, whole genome shotgun sequence:
- the rcor2 gene encoding LOW QUALITY PROTEIN: REST corepressor 2 (The sequence of the model RefSeq protein was modified relative to this genomic sequence to represent the inferred CDS: inserted 3 bases in 2 codons), which yields MPSVMERSGSGVLSRSRAKTNGNNQHSEEDSSDEEHAHDSMIRVGGDYQAQIPELNPDTPSRYNEKEQRSMLVWCPNSLISDAMLDEYILMAKEKHGYNMEQALGMLLWHKHDVECSLADLANFTPFPEEWTVEDKVLFEQAFSFHGKSFHRIQQMLPDKLVSGLVRYYYSWKKTRTRTSVMDRQARRLVKKTDKEDGNDEIEGDPGSDSDFEIDAKKETVKQQSSSGTGGERGAPGRSNPQRKESVGAQYRHHPLRARRRPPKGMHLNPGDIMAVSANHHHGSGRQLDTHLVSLKRRVQSIKQNNSSMKHCLDEGIDSLRPTGPAPKMNSRWSTEEQLLAVQAIRRYGKDLVVVAEVIGNKTLAQVSSFFVSYRRRFNLDEVVKEWQAEQDVASTQGPCGSRSRNEERGGAEEEEIKLEDITPPCGDANSPSPPSSNNHTPPPSLSQPPPXTAPGSPSAPPSLLRQXPPLQTRPLQTRTPHNHPPPPLIRPAVVAPGQQGSSSLRRELGNNLRSSPPACSGAGQPPSLVGLKVEQTNSH from the exons atGCCCTCGGTGATGGAGCGATCGGGGAGTGGCGTTCTGTCTAGGAGCAGGGCTAAAACCAATGGAAACAACCAACACTCGGAGGAGGACAGCAGCGATGAGGAGCACGctcacg ACAGTATGATTCGAGTGGGAGGAGACTACCAGGCACAGATACCTGAATTAAACCCAG ACACTCCAAGCCGCTACAATGAGAAGGAACAGAGGAGTATGCTGGTGTGGTGCCCCAACAGTCTCATCTCTGACGCcatgt TGGATGAGTATATTCTGATGGCTAAAGAGAAGCATGGCTACAACATGGAACAG gCCCTGGGGATGTTGCTGTGGCATAAACATGATGTGGAGTGTTCCCTTGCTGACCTGGCTAACTTCACTCCCTTTCCCGAGGAGTGGACCGTAGAGGACAAGGtcctgtttgaacaggccttcagcTTCCATGGCAAGAGCTTCCATCGTATACAACAGATG ctgccTGATAAGCTGGTCTCAGGCCTGGTCCGGTACTACTACAGCTGGAAGAAGACCAGGACCAGAACCAGTGTTATGGACCGACAGGCTAGAAGACTGGTCAAAAAGACAGACAAGGAagatgg TAATGATGAGATAGAGGGAGACCCGGGCAGCGACAGCGACTTTGAGATCGACGCCAAGAAAGAG ACAGTGAAGCAGCAGAGCTCCAGTggtactggaggagagaggggagcgcCAGGCCGGTCTAACCCACAGAGGAAAGAGTCTGTTGGGGCTCAGTACCGCCACCACCCCCTGAGAGCTCGTCGGAGACCACCTAAAG GCATGCATCTGAACCCCGGGGACATCATGGCTGTGTCAGCCAATCACCACCATGGCTCTGGCAGACAGCTAGACACACACCTGGTGTCACTCAAGAGACGg GTCCAGAGTATTAAGCAGAACAACAGTAGTATGAAACACTGTCTAGACGAGGGCATCGACAGCCTGCGTCCTACAGGG ccagCTCCCAAGATGAACTCTCGTTGGTCCACTGAGGAACAGCTGCTAGCGGTACAGG CTATCCGTCGCTATGGTAAGGACTTGGTGGTGGTTGCCGAGGTAATCGGTAACAAAACTCTGGCCCAGGTGAGCTCCTTCTTCGTTAGTTACCGACGGCGATTCAATCTGGACGAGGTCGTCAAGGAGTGGCAGGCGGAACAAGACGTAGCCTCCACACAGGGGCCTTGTGGGAGTCGTAGTAGAAacgaagagaggggaggagcagaggaggaagag ATAAAGCTGGAAGACATTACTCCCCCCTGCGGTGACGCcaactccccctcccccccttcaTCCAACAaccacacccctcctccttccctctcccagcctccccc TACTGCGCCCGgctccccctctgccccccccaGCCTTCTCCGGC CCCCCCCGCTCCAGACCCGACCCCTCCAGACCCGAACCCCCCACAATCATCCCCCTCCCCCGTTGATCCGTCCTGCAGTCGTGGCTCCGGGCCAACAGGGGAGCTCTAGTCTCCGTAGGGAACTAGGAAACaacctccgctcctctcctcctgcttGCTCTGGTGCTGGTCAGCCTCCCTCACTGGTAGGGCTCAAAGTAGAGCAAACCAACTCTCACTGA